Proteins from a genomic interval of Clostridium scatologenes:
- a CDS encoding methyl-accepting chemotaxis protein: MMIANLFNTMYNMFMFIALCVLFIYLISRSMKIVRLIIAQRNDVIGTIFLIIVFSIPIILASKYAYTIGDAKTNVRDSIAVLSAIIGGPIVGIFVGIVGGAYRYTLGGWTTLGCTTSTVLSGIIASIIVYKTKFTLKKLDNKSITKWAIFIAIWEVIHIHILVPILGEKPFMEANQILFNTLSIPMILMNAFATGVFLIIVKDMILNDSRIIVEKQQKMITEIQDSKQRIAMVNGKINEIVGELSNLSQNLFEDMNNTLLSSKHISDTINKVAVAVSSQDKEIQNGVVMIENLSDKINKTVTITDDMAETSSKAEQLNKNGMEAVKLLKDKTKSSDLTIKAVDEKVNNLSKSIDKIDKIIETITGISEQTNLLALNANIEAARAGEVGKGFAVVAEEVRKLSEETSSSAVEVKKLINEIEHESQNIVNFMKEVKSIVEVQNDAVDNTGNIFNDIYNSINNILAYVESSKDNVFYIDKNKNELVKLINDVSEISKNTSTGAEEVNNTIKQTAASMEKVSDVVNELNKMIAELKNMNK, from the coding sequence ATGATGATAGCAAATCTTTTTAATACTATGTATAACATGTTTATGTTCATAGCATTATGTGTTCTGTTCATTTATTTGATAAGTAGGTCTATGAAAATAGTAAGGCTTATTATAGCTCAAAGAAATGATGTGATTGGAACTATATTTCTAATTATAGTTTTTAGTATTCCTATTATTTTAGCTTCAAAATATGCTTATACAATAGGAGATGCAAAGACCAATGTAAGAGATTCAATAGCAGTATTATCAGCTATAATTGGAGGGCCAATAGTAGGAATATTTGTGGGTATAGTAGGAGGGGCTTATAGATATACATTAGGAGGGTGGACTACTTTAGGGTGCACTACTTCAACTGTCTTATCTGGAATTATAGCTTCTATTATTGTATATAAGACCAAATTTACTCTCAAGAAATTAGATAACAAAAGTATTACAAAATGGGCTATATTTATAGCAATTTGGGAAGTGATACATATTCATATCTTAGTGCCTATTCTAGGAGAAAAGCCTTTTATGGAAGCTAATCAGATATTGTTCAATACATTGTCTATTCCAATGATTTTAATGAATGCCTTTGCTACAGGAGTGTTTTTAATAATTGTTAAGGATATGATCCTAAACGATAGCAGAATTATAGTAGAAAAGCAGCAAAAAATGATTACTGAAATACAAGATTCAAAGCAAAGAATAGCTATGGTAAATGGCAAAATAAATGAAATAGTTGGAGAGCTTTCTAATTTGTCTCAGAATTTGTTTGAGGATATGAATAATACACTTTTATCAAGTAAACATATTTCTGATACTATAAATAAAGTTGCAGTAGCAGTTTCTAGTCAGGATAAAGAAATACAAAATGGAGTAGTAATGATAGAAAACTTATCAGATAAAATAAATAAAACTGTTACAATAACAGATGATATGGCTGAAACATCAAGTAAAGCTGAACAACTAAATAAAAATGGGATGGAAGCTGTAAAACTTTTAAAGGATAAGACAAAAAGTAGTGATTTAACTATAAAAGCTGTAGATGAAAAAGTTAACAATTTAAGCAAGAGTATAGATAAAATTGACAAGATAATAGAAACTATAACAGGTATTTCTGAACAGACTAATCTTTTAGCATTAAATGCTAATATAGAAGCAGCAAGAGCAGGTGAAGTTGGAAAAGGATTTGCTGTAGTAGCAGAAGAAGTAAGGAAGCTTTCAGAGGAAACATCTTCTTCAGCAGTGGAAGTTAAAAAGCTCATAAATGAAATAGAGCATGAGTCACAGAATATAGTGAATTTTATGAAAGAGGTTAAAAGCATAGTAGAAGTACAGAATGATGCTGTTGATAATACTGGTAATATTTTTAATGACATATATAATTCTATAAATAATATTTTAGCATATGTGGAAAGCAGTAAGGATAATGTTTTTTATATAGATAAGAATAAAAATGAACTTGTAAAATTAATTAATGATGTATCAGAAATATCAAAAAATACTTCAACAGGTGCTGAAGAAGTAAATAATACAATTAAACAAACTGCAGCTTCTATGGAAAAGGTATCTGATGTAGTTAATGAGTTAAATAAAATGATTGCTGAATTAAA
- a CDS encoding response regulator: MGVLIVDDSMFMRHLITKILNKHEINILGEAANGREAIDKYKELKPDVVTLDLMMNEMTGLEALEEIMKIDPEAQVIICSSMGQKAFIKEAIELGARGFVIKPFDEDALVDEVQKALMSKKDK, translated from the coding sequence ATGGGTGTACTAATAGTGGATGACTCTATGTTTATGAGACATTTAATAACAAAAATACTTAACAAACATGAAATAAATATATTGGGAGAAGCAGCTAATGGCAGGGAAGCTATAGACAAATATAAGGAATTAAAGCCTGATGTAGTTACTTTGGACTTAATGATGAATGAAATGACAGGATTAGAAGCTTTAGAGGAAATTATGAAAATAGATCCTGAAGCACAAGTAATTATATGTTCATCAATGGGGCAAAAGGCTTTTATAAAAGAAGCAATAGAATTAGGTGCAAGAGGATTTGTAATAAAACCTTTTGATGAAGATGCTCTAGTGGATGAAGTGCAAAAAGCTTTAATGTCTAAAAAAGATAAATAA
- a CDS encoding TerC family protein, whose product MDNLITCIIGAFQITLLDIVLSGDNIGVIALATKDLPERYAKKASSIGVFAAVLLRIVFTCFMTYILLIKWLPIKLVGGILLTKITWNFIKPSNESDTTRVSSSNKFIGAIWSIIIADATMSLDNVLAIAGAADGNIVLVIFGLLLNIPIIFWGSQYVSKLMKKYPIVTYIGGAILAHTAFKMILEDKLLISFVPNVFGVIIPNAAAILTIIYGIYIIKKPVHIH is encoded by the coding sequence ATGGATAATTTAATAACTTGTATAATTGGAGCTTTTCAAATTACCCTTTTGGATATAGTTCTTAGTGGTGATAACATAGGTGTTATTGCTTTAGCTACTAAAGATTTACCAGAAAGGTATGCAAAAAAAGCCTCTTCTATAGGAGTATTTGCTGCAGTTCTATTAAGAATTGTATTCACATGCTTTATGACATATATTCTTTTAATAAAATGGCTTCCTATTAAATTGGTTGGGGGTATACTTCTCACAAAAATAACTTGGAACTTTATAAAACCAAGTAATGAAAGTGATACCACACGTGTAAGCTCATCTAATAAATTTATTGGTGCTATATGGAGTATAATTATAGCAGATGCTACTATGAGCTTAGATAATGTTCTTGCCATTGCAGGGGCAGCTGATGGTAATATAGTACTTGTTATATTTGGACTTCTACTTAACATACCTATTATATTTTGGGGAAGTCAATATGTATCAAAATTAATGAAAAAATATCCTATTGTTACATACATAGGTGGTGCAATTCTTGCTCACACAGCCTTCAAAATGATTTTAGAAGACAAACTTTTAATTTCATTTGTACCTAATGTATTTGGGGTTATAATTCCCAATGCAGCTGCAATTTTAACTATAATTTACGGGATTTATATTATAAAAAAACCAGTACACATTCACTAA
- a CDS encoding (2Fe-2S)-binding protein, which translates to MEQNLNEKIKDKLTKVCLCKAISRDSIKNAINSGATSVEEVKKITGAGTGSCNGKRCEYKIQALIDQLIK; encoded by the coding sequence ATGGAACAAAATTTAAATGAAAAAATTAAAGATAAACTTACTAAAGTGTGCTTATGCAAGGCTATATCAAGAGACTCTATCAAGAATGCAATAAATAGTGGGGCCACTTCTGTTGAAGAGGTAAAAAAAATTACAGGTGCTGGTACTGGATCTTGTAATGGCAAAAGGTGTGAATATAAAATTCAAGCATTAATAGATCAATTGATAAAGTAA
- a CDS encoding rod shape-determining protein, giving the protein MRFFIKSKDIGIDLGTSNTLLYVKGEGVILEEPSVVAINTTNRQVLAVGSDAKDMIGRTPKGIETVRPLKDGVIANFDLTQQMLKKFIEKINGKGIFKSSKIAISHPSGITEVEKKAINEAINQLGVRKIILIEESVAAAIGSGLPVNEPVGNMIIDIGGGTTEIAIISLHGIVTSKTLRVAGDELDETIIDYVKREFNLIIGERTAEKIKIELGSAYVDEEKRNMEIRGIDLATGLPKAVTIIDSEIRKVLKEPVALIIEAIKATIEQTPPELAADIMDKGIMLSGGGSLLKGLDKLIYSELNIPSCIAENPLQCVVIGAGKSLDM; this is encoded by the coding sequence ATGAGATTTTTTATAAAGTCTAAGGATATAGGAATAGATTTAGGAACATCAAATACTTTATTGTATGTAAAAGGAGAAGGTGTTATATTAGAAGAGCCTTCAGTGGTAGCTATAAATACTACAAATAGACAAGTTTTAGCAGTTGGATCAGATGCCAAGGATATGATAGGAAGAACGCCAAAAGGTATTGAAACTGTTCGACCCTTAAAAGATGGGGTGATTGCAAACTTTGATTTGACACAGCAAATGTTAAAAAAGTTTATTGAAAAGATTAATGGTAAAGGTATTTTTAAAAGTTCCAAAATTGCAATTTCTCATCCATCAGGAATTACTGAAGTTGAAAAGAAGGCCATTAATGAAGCAATAAATCAGCTTGGGGTACGTAAGATTATTCTAATTGAGGAATCTGTGGCTGCTGCTATAGGATCAGGATTACCTGTAAATGAGCCAGTTGGTAACATGATTATTGATATAGGAGGGGGTACTACAGAGATAGCAATTATTTCTCTTCATGGAATTGTTACAAGTAAAACATTAAGAGTTGCGGGAGACGAGTTAGATGAAACAATTATTGATTATGTAAAAAGAGAGTTTAATCTAATTATAGGAGAAAGAACAGCAGAGAAAATTAAAATAGAACTAGGTTCTGCATATGTAGATGAAGAAAAAAGAAATATGGAGATAAGAGGAATAGATTTGGCAACTGGACTTCCCAAGGCTGTCACTATCATAGATAGTGAAATACGAAAAGTTTTGAAAGAACCTGTAGCTTTAATAATTGAAGCAATTAAGGCCACCATTGAACAAACTCCACCAGAGCTTGCAGCAGATATAATGGACAAGGGGATAATGCTTTCAGGTGGTGGATCACTTCTAAAAGGCTTAGATAAACTTATATATAGCGAATTAAATATACCTTCATGTATTGCAGAAAATCCTCTTCAGTGTGTTGTTATTGGTGCAGGTAAAAGTTTGGATATGTAA
- a CDS encoding DUF5667 domain-containing protein encodes MKKIALFVTALAVSLSIGGGVALADDSTTTFTDKAGITPDNAVLYSIDKTLDNLKISMASGDDKKAEVLADVAEERLGESELMTDKKNTDLSSKTLNEYNDKITEAQDKIDDAVDKASTNTTDDTGKLEKLEKLKTSITNTQIKSIEVLKSIENKVSGNAKETLAQVIEMQTRKKETIIAAAKEKQILLQAKKSVKEAETKLAQAKKAGDEQAIKTAEDALKQAQTVLATENEKFTKAITAKKEAMKGGVGQLKKQAKKEETKDTSNSTNNTTSEDTNTTPEPTTTNENTNTTTNTTDNTNNTITQYTASSNTTVTTTDAKATTSTETNVKVKENKGQEIKNNKRNDVKENQGHNKENNSANKHNSNH; translated from the coding sequence ATGAAAAAAATAGCATTATTTGTAACAGCTCTAGCTGTATCATTAAGTATAGGGGGAGGAGTAGCCTTAGCAGATGACAGCACTACAACATTTACAGATAAAGCAGGTATAACACCTGACAATGCTGTATTATATTCTATTGATAAAACTTTAGATAACTTAAAAATTAGTATGGCTTCTGGAGATGATAAAAAGGCTGAAGTCTTAGCAGATGTAGCAGAAGAAAGACTTGGTGAAAGTGAATTAATGACTGATAAGAAAAACACTGATCTTTCATCTAAAACATTAAATGAATATAATGATAAAATTACTGAAGCTCAAGACAAAATAGATGATGCTGTAGATAAAGCATCTACTAACACTACTGATGATACTGGCAAATTAGAAAAGCTAGAAAAATTAAAAACATCAATAACAAATACACAAATAAAATCTATAGAAGTATTAAAAAGTATAGAAAACAAAGTTTCTGGAAATGCCAAAGAAACTTTGGCACAAGTCATAGAAATGCAAACACGAAAAAAGGAAACCATAATAGCAGCTGCTAAAGAAAAACAAATATTACTTCAAGCTAAAAAATCAGTAAAAGAAGCTGAAACTAAATTAGCTCAAGCTAAAAAAGCTGGTGATGAACAAGCAATAAAAACTGCTGAAGATGCTTTAAAGCAAGCTCAAACAGTTCTAGCTACTGAAAATGAAAAATTCACTAAAGCAATTACAGCAAAAAAAGAAGCTATGAAAGGTGGAGTTGGTCAACTAAAAAAACAAGCTAAAAAGGAAGAAACTAAGGATACATCAAATTCCACAAATAATACTACTTCAGAAGATACTAATACAACACCTGAACCTACTACAACTAATGAAAACACAAATACCACTACTAACACTACTGATAATACCAACAACACTATTACTCAATATACTGCTAGCAGCAATACTACTGTTACAACAACTGATGCTAAGGCTACAACTAGTACTGAAACCAATGTGAAAGTAAAAGAAAATAAAGGTCAGGAAATTAAAAATAATAAAAGAAATGATGTAAAAGAAAATCAAGGTCATAATAAAGAAAATAATTCAGCAAATAAACATAATTCTAATCACTAA
- the safA gene encoding SafA/ExsA family spore coat assembly protein gives MKKKLVALSTFIFLLLGCGKVHAENTTYTVISGDSMWKIAVKFEVGLSEIISLNPQIKNPAMIIPGQKLTIPNIQDVKTIENKVISLVNSQRSKVGLQPFKTNWELSRIARYKSQDMINKNYFSHTSPTYGSPFNMIENFGIKFSAAGENIAMGQRTAEEVMNSWMNSPGHRSNILNPSYTEIGVGLAKNANGQCYWTQMFIKPMY, from the coding sequence TTGAAAAAGAAGTTAGTTGCATTAAGTACATTCATATTTCTGCTGCTGGGATGCGGTAAAGTTCATGCTGAAAATACGACTTATACCGTAATTTCAGGAGATAGTATGTGGAAAATTGCAGTAAAATTTGAAGTTGGTTTAAGTGAAATTATATCTTTAAACCCTCAAATTAAAAATCCTGCTATGATTATACCAGGACAAAAGTTGACTATACCCAATATTCAAGATGTAAAAACTATTGAGAATAAAGTTATATCTTTGGTAAATTCACAAAGATCAAAGGTTGGTTTGCAGCCTTTTAAAACTAATTGGGAACTTTCAAGAATTGCAAGATATAAGTCTCAAGATATGATAAATAAAAATTACTTTTCACATACATCACCAACTTATGGTTCTCCATTTAATATGATAGAAAATTTTGGCATAAAATTTTCTGCAGCTGGTGAAAATATAGCTATGGGTCAAAGAACTGCTGAAGAAGTTATGAATTCCTGGATGAATTCTCCAGGTCATAGAAGTAATATTTTAAACCCTTCTTACACTGAAATAGGTGTAGGCCTAGCAAAAAATGCAAATGGTCAATGCTATTGGACTCAGATGTTTATAAAACCTATGTATTAA
- a CDS encoding serine dehydratase subunit alpha family protein: MKNDELLVSILKDQVVPALGCTEPTAVAYAAAMAKEVLGEKVESLDIYVDRNILKNGKEVGIPGTNEKGNVVAAALALIVGKSEYKLEVLKEVTNESLNEALKLIDKKKIKLHLKKEISGLYIEIVAKGKNDIARVIIKKTHLNVVLVEKNGECISKKDEKQEAAKPSLRDRIREFTVADMKEFVDTVDYSEIEFINEGIVMNKRVGEDDLKYNLGIGIGSMLNEGKENLEAYAKAITSAASEARMTGYPLPVMSSAGSGNHGLVAILPVAVIGEGQKIEKEKVVRAVTLSHLVTVYIKSYTGALSPVCGCGVAAGVGAAAGLTYLWDGSLKQIEGAIKNMSAGITGMICDGAKIGCSYKLSISVTAALDAAKMAMKNIFIPYNDGILDKSAEKTIQNLGRVSNEGMSNTDNVILDVMMKVCS, encoded by the coding sequence ATGAAAAATGATGAATTACTAGTAAGCATTTTAAAAGATCAAGTGGTACCAGCTCTTGGATGCACAGAACCAACTGCTGTTGCTTATGCTGCAGCTATGGCTAAAGAAGTACTAGGAGAAAAGGTGGAATCGCTAGATATTTATGTGGATAGAAATATTTTAAAAAATGGAAAAGAAGTAGGAATACCAGGAACTAATGAAAAGGGTAATGTGGTTGCAGCTGCATTAGCTTTAATTGTAGGAAAATCAGAATATAAACTTGAAGTTTTAAAGGAAGTTACAAATGAAAGTTTGAATGAAGCGTTAAAATTGATAGATAAAAAAAAGATTAAATTACATTTAAAGAAGGAGATTTCAGGCCTGTACATTGAAATAGTAGCTAAAGGGAAAAATGATATTGCAAGAGTAATTATAAAGAAAACACATTTAAATGTAGTATTGGTAGAAAAAAATGGTGAATGCATTTCAAAAAAGGACGAAAAGCAAGAAGCAGCAAAACCTTCTTTGAGAGACAGAATAAGAGAATTTACTGTAGCTGATATGAAGGAATTTGTAGATACAGTAGATTACAGTGAAATAGAGTTTATAAATGAAGGAATAGTAATGAATAAAAGAGTTGGTGAGGATGATTTAAAGTATAACTTAGGAATAGGCATTGGAAGTATGCTTAATGAAGGTAAAGAAAATTTAGAAGCCTATGCCAAAGCTATAACTTCAGCAGCTTCAGAAGCTAGAATGACAGGATATCCATTACCTGTTATGAGCAGTGCAGGAAGTGGAAATCACGGATTGGTAGCTATACTTCCTGTAGCAGTTATAGGAGAAGGTCAAAAAATAGAAAAAGAAAAAGTAGTTAGAGCTGTAACTTTAAGTCATTTAGTAACTGTTTATATAAAGAGTTATACAGGAGCATTATCGCCAGTATGTGGTTGTGGGGTAGCTGCAGGAGTAGGTGCAGCAGCAGGGCTTACTTATTTGTGGGATGGAAGCTTAAAACAAATAGAAGGAGCAATTAAGAATATGTCTGCAGGTATTACAGGCATGATTTGTGATGGAGCTAAGATAGGATGCTCTTATAAGCTTTCAATATCAGTAACAGCAGCATTAGATGCAGCTAAAATGGCAATGAAAAATATATTCATACCATATAATGATGGAATACTAGATAAGTCAGCAGAAAAGACAATTCAAAATTTAGGAAGAGTATCTAATGAAGGTATGTCTAATACTGATAACGTAATTTTAGATGTAATGATGAAGGTATGTAGTTAA
- a CDS encoding sigma-54-dependent Fis family transcriptional regulator gives MMRQIKEELQEIAETIKAVIGIDITIMDKNLLRIAGTGKFKAKIGFQGPENSVFQKCIITGQPYFIENPKLCSECIVCSFREECDEKAEICFPIIIDDKVEAVIGMIIFEDEQKEAFLQKQDIYKDFEKRLGELISSRMKEKNFNNRLEYKSKELLTVINSVNEGIIIINKQNKILNLNTYIVDKFNIKFSDIIGKNIDFILPNKYVNKFVKAKYSLEEESVEVSRGSLRYNFLVTCKSIKVNNKISGAVITFKDFNKLQQSVLKISGKHSIVTFDDIIGDSSVFDGVKEQARHVAKQNVPVLLLGESGTGKELFARAIHFESERRNEIFMAINCGAIPDSLVESELFGYEKGAFTGANTNGKMGKFEIAKDGTIFLDEIGDLPLHMQVKLLRILEDKELIRVGGVNTIKVNPRIVAATHKNLYKMVERNEFRKDLFYRLNVIPINVPALRERPSDILKLSIYFLNRYNKIYNKDIKGFSESAQNKLITYSWPGNVRELQNLIEYAINFENSEYIKVETIIKRITGDKDVYIKNRGLKEMVGEYEKKVINKLIEYYGCDTDSKKMIAKKLKISSATLYRKLEK, from the coding sequence ATGATGAGGCAAATTAAAGAAGAGCTTCAGGAAATTGCTGAAACAATAAAGGCTGTAATTGGCATTGATATAACTATTATGGATAAAAACCTACTGAGAATAGCAGGAACGGGAAAATTTAAGGCTAAAATTGGATTTCAAGGACCTGAGAATTCTGTGTTCCAAAAATGTATTATCACAGGTCAGCCTTATTTCATTGAAAATCCTAAGTTGTGTAGTGAATGTATAGTATGCAGTTTCAGAGAAGAGTGCGATGAAAAAGCAGAAATTTGTTTTCCCATTATAATCGATGATAAAGTAGAAGCTGTTATAGGTATGATTATTTTTGAAGATGAACAAAAGGAAGCTTTTTTACAAAAACAGGATATTTATAAAGATTTTGAGAAGAGGTTAGGAGAACTTATATCATCAAGGATGAAAGAAAAAAATTTTAATAATAGACTAGAATATAAGTCAAAGGAACTTTTAACTGTAATTAATTCGGTAAATGAAGGAATAATCATAATAAATAAACAGAATAAAATATTAAATTTAAATACATATATTGTAGATAAATTTAATATAAAATTTTCAGATATAATTGGAAAGAACATAGATTTCATACTTCCCAATAAATATGTAAATAAATTTGTTAAAGCAAAGTATTCATTAGAGGAAGAATCTGTAGAGGTGAGTAGAGGAAGCTTAAGATATAATTTTCTTGTAACCTGTAAATCAATAAAAGTAAATAATAAAATTTCAGGAGCTGTAATAACTTTTAAGGATTTTAATAAATTGCAGCAATCTGTATTGAAAATAAGTGGGAAGCATTCCATAGTTACTTTTGATGATATTATTGGTGATAGCAGTGTATTTGATGGTGTAAAGGAGCAAGCTAGGCATGTAGCAAAACAGAATGTACCTGTGTTGCTTTTAGGAGAAAGCGGTACAGGTAAAGAGCTTTTTGCAAGAGCTATTCATTTTGAAAGTGAAAGAAGAAATGAAATATTTATGGCCATAAATTGTGGAGCAATACCTGATAGTTTAGTGGAAAGTGAACTATTTGGATATGAAAAAGGAGCTTTTACTGGGGCTAACACTAATGGTAAAATGGGAAAGTTTGAAATAGCTAAAGATGGAACTATATTTTTAGATGAAATAGGAGATCTTCCACTTCATATGCAGGTTAAACTTTTAAGAATACTTGAAGATAAAGAGCTCATTAGAGTAGGAGGAGTGAATACTATAAAAGTTAATCCTAGAATTGTGGCCGCTACACACAAAAATTTATATAAAATGGTAGAAAGAAATGAATTTAGAAAGGATTTATTTTATAGATTAAATGTTATACCTATAAATGTTCCTGCATTAAGAGAAAGGCCTTCAGATATTTTAAAACTATCTATATATTTTTTAAATAGGTATAATAAAATATACAATAAAGATATAAAAGGCTTTTCTGAATCAGCTCAAAATAAATTAATAACATATTCATGGCCAGGAAATGTAAGGGAATTACAAAATCTAATTGAATATGCCATTAACTTTGAAAATTCTGAGTATATAAAAGTAGAAACAATTATAAAGAGAATAACAGGAGATAAAGATGTATATATAAAAAATAGAGGACTTAAAGAAATGGTAGGTGAATATGAGAAGAAAGTAATAAATAAGCTTATAGAGTATTATGGATGTGATACAGATTCAAAAAAAATGATAGCAAAAAAATTAAAAATAAGTTCTGCAACATTATATAGAAAATTAGAAAAATAA
- a CDS encoding ABC transporter substrate-binding protein, with protein sequence MKKISALVLTAVMAMSLFAGCGKSNSGTSTNQKTDNSLQKVKDAGVLKIGLDDSYPPMEFRDEKNELAGFDIDMGKELAKKLGVKYEPVTTDFNGIVLALKSGKFDAIIAAMSITDERKKEIDFVGPYIDGGQIIVVKNGSPIQGKADLKGKILAAQLGSTGEQAANKIEGTKEVKKYDKVTEAFHDLSIGRADALIVDGQVGGYYTKKEAGTYKILTEKLTKEPEGIGVKKENKELKDALEKALDELKKDGTLSKLSMKWFGYDIYKQS encoded by the coding sequence ATGAAAAAAATATCAGCACTAGTTTTAACAGCAGTAATGGCTATGTCTTTATTTGCAGGATGCGGAAAATCAAATAGTGGTACATCCACTAATCAAAAAACAGATAATTCTCTTCAAAAAGTAAAAGATGCAGGAGTTTTAAAGATAGGATTAGATGATTCTTATCCACCAATGGAATTTAGAGATGAGAAAAATGAATTAGCTGGTTTCGATATAGATATGGGAAAAGAATTAGCTAAAAAATTAGGTGTTAAATATGAACCTGTAACCACAGACTTTAATGGAATAGTATTAGCGCTTAAATCAGGAAAATTTGATGCCATAATAGCAGCTATGAGTATTACAGATGAAAGAAAGAAGGAAATAGATTTTGTAGGACCTTATATAGATGGTGGTCAGATAATCGTAGTTAAAAATGGTAGTCCTATTCAAGGAAAGGCAGATTTAAAAGGGAAAATATTAGCTGCTCAATTAGGTTCAACAGGAGAACAAGCAGCTAATAAAATTGAAGGAACTAAAGAAGTTAAAAAATATGATAAAGTAACAGAAGCTTTTCATGATTTGTCAATAGGAAGAGCAGATGCTTTAATAGTTGATGGTCAAGTTGGAGGATATTATACTAAGAAGGAAGCAGGAACTTATAAAATACTTACTGAGAAATTAACTAAAGAGCCAGAAGGAATAGGTGTCAAAAAAGAAAATAAAGAACTTAAAGATGCATTGGAAAAAGCTTTAGATGAATTGAAGAAGGATGGAACTCTTTCAAAGCTTTCAATGAAGTGGTTTGGATATGACATATATAAACAAAGTTAA
- a CDS encoding transporter substrate-binding domain-containing protein: MKKKSAVLIIIAVLVSLFAGCGSSNGSTKSNDTSKDNSFQKIKDAGTLKIGLDDSYPPMEFRDEKNNLVGFDIELGNEIGKKLGVKVEYMPTDWNGIILALKSGKFNMILSSLSMTEERKKEIDFAGPYLEGGQIIAVKKSNNDIKSSADLKGRIVGCQLGSTGEEAANKIQGIKELKKYDKGTEAFHDLAIGRVEAVIMDGQVGGYYNKKDGNAFKILSEKLTKEPEGIGIKKEDKELKEKLQKVLDELKQDGTLSKLSIKWFGYDVYKK, from the coding sequence ATGAAAAAAAAATCAGCAGTACTTATTATAATAGCTGTTTTAGTATCACTATTTGCTGGATGCGGCAGCAGTAATGGAAGTACTAAAAGTAATGACACTAGCAAAGATAATTCATTTCAAAAAATAAAAGATGCAGGTACGTTGAAGATAGGATTAGATGATTCCTATCCACCAATGGAATTCAGAGATGAAAAGAACAATTTAGTGGGGTTCGATATAGAACTTGGAAATGAAATAGGGAAAAAACTTGGGGTGAAGGTAGAATATATGCCAACAGATTGGAATGGTATAATCTTAGCACTTAAATCAGGAAAATTTAATATGATACTTTCTTCATTAAGTATGACAGAAGAAAGAAAAAAAGAAATTGACTTTGCAGGTCCTTATCTTGAAGGTGGACAGATAATAGCTGTCAAGAAATCTAATAATGATATAAAATCATCAGCAGATTTAAAAGGAAGAATTGTAGGTTGTCAACTTGGTTCTACTGGAGAGGAAGCAGCTAATAAGATTCAAGGAATCAAAGAACTTAAAAAATATGATAAAGGTACTGAAGCTTTTCATGATTTAGCTATAGGAAGAGTTGAAGCTGTAATTATGGATGGCCAAGTTGGTGGATACTATAATAAAAAAGATGGAAATGCTTTTAAAATTCTAAGTGAAAAATTAACTAAAGAGCCAGAAGGAATAGGAATAAAAAAAGAAGATAAAGAGCTTAAAGAAAAATTACAAAAAGTTCTGGATGAACTAAAACAAGATGGAACTCTTTCAAAACTTTCAATAAAATGGTTTGGATATGATGTGTATAAAAAGTAA